TATCAGGGGGTGGTTAAGCATCAGTGGAGGGAGGGTTCTCTGTGAGAACAGGGTTAGATTTAGCTATattaaaatattagtaaatttgGTATCATTTACCAGCATTTTACTTTCAGAAATTACACTGCAGAATAGTAGAAGATCTGTAAAGTTACGGTTACTGATATTCTAACGACTATTCAGAGagcccaaatttccaggcaccctttttgcatGTTAGCAGTAGGCATATACCCAAGGGAATACTGGGTAGCTGGTTTACATTATGAGGGAAGGCACTGGCTAATCAGAACACACAGAGAATGAATATATGCCCTACCAGCAGTCACAGATTTGCCCATAAACACAACTTTCTGAGAGAAGTCCCCGTCACATCCCTAGTTATGCATGCCAaaaagatttaataagaaaaaaatattttatcattcaaaccacactggtcctttatatcctggtttctgtttccttcatattaatattcgaaattaagaaatatatcaatctaaaggatgggaataaagtttaaagtcaattgaacacattttttcagtagaaaaatgcatTTACTTAAATagatcttgaaagagggacacttaaggaaGAAAGGGTTCCCCCAAAGAGAGACTGACCCTCCAAAAGAGAGACATTTGGATTTGGGAGCTATGCCTCTCATCTATATTACATTGAGGAAGTAAGAGAGACAGGATCCCCCCAAGAGGGACAGTTGATAGCTACGGATATGCCTCTCATCTATTTTACAGAGATGATAATAAAATACATTTCTTACTGCTGGGCGCATTACAAGAAAAGACAGTGCACGGTAAAGGAGCACACTGCTCTGTAGTAGATGGGCAGCGTACAGCAAGCAATGTTACTAGGAATCTCTGCTATTACTGGCCGCTACATCACTGACTGCAGCCGCAATCTGCAGTAGAAAATTTTCGTGTGACGTCACTAACAAGCGCCATTGAACGAATGACTGTCGCTGGCATCCGTAGTCTTCGCCGCTCACTACCATAGAGATAGCGGAAGTGGCCTGACAGGGCCTTTGTGTTCATCCGCTGGGAAGATGGCGACCGCTTACGTGCAGCAGTTCAAGAGTTACTGCGAGAGTGACAAACAGTGGCGAGCCAGAGaggagttcatagtgaaaaatctgGATAATTTCCGAGGGCACAACGAGATGGACAAATTACTGGCCCTGTCCATGGTCTGGTCCAACCACGTGTTCATGGGATgcaggtatatacagtatagtgctTCATTGCCTGGCATTTGTAGGTTAGCTGTTTCTGGGCAgatcttctcttttgtgttctacAGCTGAAAGAGACCCTgaatacaaaaattaaaaatggaATACGACTCTTGCGCATGCATGGCCCCTCCGTGCGCCAGTCTTTATCACTCACTTGTTGTTGTGAGCATTCTGTGCACGCACAGTTCTCAAGAAATAATGTGTGTGCAGAAAGCTCACAGCGATGGGCGCGCGGAGGTGCCCTGCAAACGCAATTATGCACAACTCTTCGCGAAGTCGCTTGGCTAACAGGAGCCATTAGTGGAAGAAATGTGGGAGCACACAGGGTGCGGAGGGACCTTACGGGCtacaggggcaggaggaagctccTGATAAGTTCATATTCCATTTTTAAGTTGTCCCATTAAACAGCTCACACATGTGAGTGAACATGATGTAATGAGGATTTTTGAACCGGAACATTCAGATTCTCAGACCTGTTAGTTAAGTGGATCTGAGCACCATAATCTTGAAAACTCCCACTAATActatacacatgatgcaatttcccgtcagagcgATGGGTCGaactgataatttccgacatgactCATCTGTTCCCGATCAATAATGGAatggatttttttgtttgtttgcagtagcaataataattccagtatttgtagcgTGCTTTTTTTCCCATCTGACTCAAattgcttgtgaggcagccactagagtgcaaccagtaggcagcagcagtgttagggagtcttacccaaggactcctactgaataagagccgagatttgaacccaggtctcctatgtcagaggcagagcccttgaccattacactatccagccactgtgatCTGAGAATCGATTGGGAGATCGgtcatgctggaaattatcggtttgacccgtcaatctgatgggaaattgcgtcGTGTGTACTTAGCATGAGGGAGGATCGTAAATTGTGTGGGCATTTGGGGAGCATTGTGCGTTATAATTTACTTACCTTCAGGGGGCTGCTCCCTAGCCCACCTGTCTATAAGCTGGCCTACATCTTCCTCTGCCGCAGATGAAGTAAGGACTTGGCCATGGTGAtgtgctgcaatgcatgctgggatggaAGATGTCCTTCAATGTGAGTACATCTCCCAGTTGACATCAATTTACTTAATGAAGGTAAGGAAGTGCttgctcccccttccccccctttaAGTCCTGTAAACACTTGCAGCTGTGGTCACTCACAACAGTTGTTCAGTCTTCACTCCTGTGTAGCCACTCCAGAGAGCAGAACATGCTGAACTGTGTGTTTGTATAACGATCATTCCAAAACTGCTGGTTTGGATGACCATAAATAGCGTATGGACTTAAAAGAGGAAATGTAACCaacgattgaactttatcccaatcagtagctgataccccctttcccatgagaaatcttaaccttttctcaGACAGATGATCCGGGGGCcctgtatggcttatattgttgtgaaacccctcccacggtgtgatgacagtacctaggtactgacagcatactgtgggagccttgt
This DNA window, taken from Hyperolius riggenbachi isolate aHypRig1 chromosome 3, aHypRig1.pri, whole genome shotgun sequence, encodes the following:
- the CDKN2AIPNL gene encoding CDKN2AIP N-terminal-like protein — protein: MATAYVQQFKSYCESDKQWRAREEFIVKNLDNFRGHNEMDKLLALSMVWSNHVFMGCRYSNELLQTVCLMAKGIHIENAPHFTTREEIMKRNQTS